CGAGCCGCTGATGTTGAGACGCAGGTCCGGGACCGCCCCCGGTATCGATCCGCTCACGCCCGGTGTCATGACGACGAAGTTCAGTGGGTTTCGCATGGCGCCGGTCAGCGGCACGGGCAGGTCGAGGATCTGCCGGCGCGTCACCGTCGTCCCGGTGTCGGAGGTCGTCGTATCGAGCGCGAGCGCTGCGGCTTCGACCGTGACCGTTTCCGCGACGTCGCCCGGGCTGAGCACGACGGTCAGCGCGACGGTGCGTCCAACTTCGACGGACACCTCCTGTACGGAGATCTTGAAGCCGCTCAGCTCGGTCGAAAGCTCATAGCTCCCCACCGTCAACGACGTGAAGCGGAAGCTCCCCGACTCGTCGGTCGTGACAGCCGTCGACACGTTCGTTTCGGTATTGGTCAGCGCCACGGCGGCCCCAGGAATGACCCGGTCTTGCTCGTCGACCACGAGCCCGGTGATCGCGCCTCGGTCACTCTGGGCGAGGGCAATTGTTGCGTGCAGGAAGAGCAGAGCCAGTGATGCGAGCGTCAGTCGTCTCATAACGCGCTCCTTAGGGCTCCTGGACCAACGAGGCCAGTTTGAAACGTTTCAGAAATGCCTAATGACAGACGCTGAGGGCAAACAAGCGCCGAATTAGGCCATATTTTCACGGCCGTCGCCTGGCGCTATCGCTTCTTACTGTGATAGTGTCGAAACGTTTGATACACCAGCGTGAGACCTGGTGTCAAGCCGCGAAAAGGAACCGGGTACCTTTTCGCGACCGAAAAGGTACCCGGTTCCTTTTTCTCCCCAATGGTCGACGGGCCGAAGACGTCAGGGCGGCCGCTGACGATGGTCGATGTGGCGCGTCTCGCCGGCGTGTCACCGGCGACGGTCTCTGCCGTCGTAAATGGCAAGGGTGGCGTCAGCGCGGAGCGCCAGGCACGCGTCCGAGAGGCCATGGCCGTGTTGGACTATCATCCCGACCACGTCGCGCGCAGCCTCAAGATCGGCCGGACGCAGGTCATCGGCATGGTCGTCCCCGACATCAGCAACCAGTTCTTTCTCGAGGTGGTGCAGGGCATCGAGACGGAGGCGTTGCAGCACGGCTACTCGCTGATCCTCTGCAATTCTGGCGGCTCTCCCGAGCGCGAGCAGACGCAGTTGAGCACGCTGTTCTCCAGGCGGGTGGACGGCGCCATCCTGGCCTGCACCGATTCCTCCTCCGCTTACGACGGCCTGATTCGACGCCGGTTTCCGCTCGTCTTCATCGATCGCGTGCCGGTCGGCTTCACGCGGGGTGCGGTGGTGTCCAACAATGTGCAGGGCGCCTACGAAGCCACCCGACACCTGATCGGCCTCGGACACACGCGCATTGCGATCATTACCGGCGACTTGCGCCTCTCGAGCGGCGTGGACCGTGTCGAAGGATTCCGGAAGGCCATGCAGGAGGCGCACCTCCCAGTACGCGACGAGTATTTTCGCCCCGGCGATTTTCAACTCGACAGCGGCTATCGCGGCGGCCAGGAGCTGCTGCGCTTGGCAGAACCGCCGACGGCCATCCTCTCGTGCAACAACAAGATGACGCTTGGCCTGATGCGCGCCGCGGTCGAGTCGCGCGTGGCCTGCCCCGGCCGCGTCAGCGTGCTCGGCTTCGATGACTTCGAGTGGGCGGCGAGCTTCAGCCCGCGGCTCACCACCGTCGCGCAACCGACCCGTGACATCGGGCGGCGGGCGATGAAGATGCTGCTCGGCAAGCTGAACCCCTCCAGCGCCGATCCCGATACGCCAGCGGACTCGCTGATCGTGCTGGACACGGAGCTGCGGATCCGTGAATCGACTGCTCCTCCACCAGACCGTTGAGAGCCCGCGTCCATATCAGAAGTCGAGCTTCAACACCCAGCTGGATCTGGCGGGGCGTGGTCGCGAGAGACGTAATGGTTCCGAAAGAGGTCGACGTGAGGCTCCCGTTCGGCGTGCCGAAGTTCGTCTTGTTGAGGACATTGAAGGCTTCTACTCGCAGCTCGAGCCGCATGGCCGCGCGAGGAACCTCGAAGCGCTTGTGCAGTCCCAGGTCCAGTGTGTAGACGGCCGGTCCGCGGGCGGCGTTCCTTGGTACGTTGCCAAACGGCTGGCTCGAGTCTGTGGGAATGACGACGTTGTTCGAATCGAAATAGTTCTCAATCGTACGCTGGCCGTCGGCCACGTAGATATCGCCAGTCACGTTCGGCCGGTAGGTGGGCGCGCCGCTCACGCTGAATGCCGAGGAGGGTGAGTAAGTCAGGTTCACGGAACGCCCGCTGGTCATCGTGTTGATGGCCGTGACCCGCCAGCCGCCGACGAGGGCGTCGAGCAGAGGGCTCATGGCCGCGCCCCACGTCCGATTGCGACCGATTGGCAGCTCCCAGACGACGGTCGTGGTGTTGTTGAGCGGCTCGTTGTATCCGGAGAGGCC
This portion of the Luteitalea sp. genome encodes:
- a CDS encoding substrate-binding domain-containing protein, which translates into the protein MVDGPKTSGRPLTMVDVARLAGVSPATVSAVVNGKGGVSAERQARVREAMAVLDYHPDHVARSLKIGRTQVIGMVVPDISNQFFLEVVQGIETEALQHGYSLILCNSGGSPEREQTQLSTLFSRRVDGAILACTDSSSAYDGLIRRRFPLVFIDRVPVGFTRGAVVSNNVQGAYEATRHLIGLGHTRIAIITGDLRLSSGVDRVEGFRKAMQEAHLPVRDEYFRPGDFQLDSGYRGGQELLRLAEPPTAILSCNNKMTLGLMRAAVESRVACPGRVSVLGFDDFEWAASFSPRLTTVAQPTRDIGRRAMKMLLGKLNPSSADPDTPADSLIVLDTELRIRESTAPPPDR